One genomic window of Catenulispora sp. EB89 includes the following:
- a CDS encoding LacI family DNA-binding transcriptional regulator — translation MTSRLAEVAQKVGVSEATVSRVLNGRPGVSESTRTAVLTALDVLGYERPTQLRGERARLIGLVLPELQNPIFPAVAEVVGGALAQRGFTPVLCTRTAGGLSESDYVTMLLDQHVSGVVFAGGHFAEDEAPHEHYHLLRERGIPVVLFNAAVEHLELPQVSTDDAVAVEQAFAHLASLGHERIGLVLGPEDHVPSRRKLAEYRTQCEKYGRTVDETLIEHAMFALEGGQAAASRLLRVGATGIICASDPLALGAIRAVRRAGLRVPRDVSVIGYDDSAFMNCTDPPLTTVRQPIEALGRAAVTLLVNQIEGARVAAEELLFEPELVVRGSTGSVVGRGGGIEVDGEELVEVGEG, via the coding sequence ATGACGAGCAGACTCGCCGAGGTGGCGCAAAAGGTGGGGGTCAGCGAGGCCACGGTGAGCCGGGTACTCAACGGCCGACCAGGGGTTTCCGAGAGCACCCGCACGGCGGTGCTGACCGCGTTGGACGTGCTGGGGTACGAGCGGCCGACGCAGCTGCGCGGCGAGCGGGCGCGGCTGATCGGGCTGGTCCTGCCGGAACTGCAGAACCCGATCTTCCCGGCGGTCGCCGAGGTGGTCGGCGGCGCGCTGGCGCAGCGCGGCTTCACGCCGGTGCTGTGCACCCGCACCGCCGGTGGCCTGTCGGAGTCCGACTACGTGACGATGCTGCTGGACCAGCACGTCTCCGGCGTGGTCTTCGCCGGCGGCCACTTCGCCGAGGACGAGGCCCCGCACGAGCACTACCACCTGCTGCGCGAGCGCGGCATCCCGGTGGTCCTGTTCAACGCCGCGGTGGAGCACCTGGAGCTGCCGCAGGTCTCGACGGACGACGCGGTCGCGGTGGAGCAGGCCTTCGCGCACCTGGCGTCCCTGGGGCACGAGCGCATCGGCCTGGTCCTGGGCCCGGAGGACCACGTCCCCTCGCGCCGCAAGCTGGCCGAGTACCGCACGCAGTGCGAGAAGTACGGCCGCACGGTCGACGAGACGCTGATCGAGCACGCGATGTTCGCCCTCGAGGGCGGCCAGGCGGCGGCCTCCCGGCTGCTGCGCGTCGGCGCCACCGGCATCATCTGCGCGAGCGACCCGCTGGCGCTGGGCGCGATCCGCGCGGTCCGGCGCGCCGGCCTGCGGGTGCCGCGGGACGTGTCGGTGATCGGCTACGACGACTCGGCGTTCATGAACTGCACCGATCCGCCGTTGACCACGGTGCGTCAGCCCATTGAGGCGCTGGGGCGGGCCGCGGTGACGCTGCTGGTGAACCAGATCGAGGGCGCCCGGGTGGCGGCGGAGGAGCTGTTGTTCGAGCCGGAGCTGGTGGTGCGGGGGTCGACGGGGTCTGTGGTGGGGCGCGGGGGCGGGATTGAGGTTGACGGGGAGGAGCTGGTGGAGGTGGGGGAGGGGTAG
- a CDS encoding type II toxin-antitoxin system RelE/ParE family toxin: MTYRVILDDVTARALASLDADDRRAVYASLNDLRSNPQPQHGSVGRLHVGWLRITYEIAAEPNDDGTTTITVWKIGTAL, translated from the coding sequence ATGACCTATCGCGTCATCCTCGACGACGTCACCGCTCGCGCCCTGGCCTCTTTGGACGCCGACGACCGCCGCGCGGTGTACGCCTCGCTCAACGATCTCCGAAGCAATCCCCAACCGCAGCACGGAAGCGTCGGCCGCCTCCACGTCGGCTGGCTCCGGATCACCTACGAGATCGCCGCCGAGCCGAACGACGACGGCACGACAACCATCACCGTGTGGAAGATCGGCACCGCCCTCTAG
- a CDS encoding type II toxin-antitoxin system Phd/YefM family antitoxin, whose protein sequence is MMTIGMTEARGQLRELAARARHGHERIAITDHGRPAAVLISPEDAEEFARLEAAEIAREIAEAKAAAAASGKPPVVIGDMTNMPFEEFDTIVTKAARGT, encoded by the coding sequence ATGATGACGATAGGGATGACCGAGGCCCGTGGACAGCTGCGCGAACTGGCCGCTCGCGCCCGGCACGGCCACGAGCGGATCGCGATCACCGACCACGGCCGGCCCGCCGCCGTCCTCATCTCGCCCGAGGACGCCGAAGAGTTCGCCCGCCTGGAGGCCGCCGAGATCGCCCGGGAGATCGCCGAGGCGAAGGCCGCCGCCGCCGCGTCCGGCAAGCCGCCGGTCGTCATCGGCGACATGACGAACATGCCGTTCGAGGAGTTCGACACCATCGTCACCAAGGCGGCGCGCGGCACATGA
- a CDS encoding GntR family transcriptional regulator: MAEVGSRPPTAQQFVLAEVRRAITAGELVPGSAIRQEALAERLEVSRVPLREALKTLEGEGLVTYRAHRGYRVVELSMADLREVYRLREILEAEAVRAAVPLLDDAVFGRLEAAQAEVERAAEEGAVTEMAAANRRFHFALFEAAGMPRLVRIIGTLWDSTDAYRSLYYAGDENRRHVVAEHRAALAALRAGDAEGAVRWFDRHRAAAVETLAGQIES, translated from the coding sequence GTGGCCGAGGTGGGGTCGCGGCCGCCGACCGCGCAGCAGTTCGTGTTGGCCGAGGTGCGGCGGGCTATCACCGCCGGGGAGTTGGTGCCGGGGTCCGCTATCCGGCAGGAGGCTTTGGCCGAGCGGTTGGAGGTCAGCCGGGTTCCGTTGCGGGAGGCCTTGAAAACGCTTGAGGGCGAGGGCCTTGTCACCTATCGAGCGCACCGGGGGTATCGGGTCGTCGAGTTGTCGATGGCTGACCTGCGCGAGGTGTATCGGCTGCGGGAGATTCTCGAGGCTGAGGCGGTGCGGGCCGCGGTGCCGTTGCTCGATGACGCGGTGTTCGGGCGGCTCGAAGCCGCGCAGGCTGAAGTGGAGCGCGCCGCCGAGGAGGGTGCCGTCACGGAGATGGCGGCGGCCAATCGGCGCTTCCACTTCGCGCTGTTCGAGGCGGCGGGGATGCCGCGGTTGGTGCGGATCATTGGCACGCTGTGGGACAGCACTGATGCCTACCGCTCCCTCTACTACGCCGGCGATGAGAACCGGCGGCACGTCGTGGCCGAGCATCGGGCCGCGTTGGCGGCGCTGCGTGCCGGGGACGCGGAGGGCGCCGTGCGGTGGTTCGATCGGCATCGCGCCGCCGCAGTGGAGACACTCGCGGGACAGATAGAGAGTTAG
- a CDS encoding CaiB/BaiF CoA transferase family protein, which translates to MNAVNPAAAPAENAAPAQVPTPALHGLLVADFSRVLAGPYATMLLADLGADVVKVERPDSGDDTRAWGPPFAADGTATYFLGVNRNKRSIALDLRSPEDVALAQELIRRADVVVENFLPGTMERLGLGYDRMREQNPGVVYCSITGFGDGAGADLPGYDLLAQAVGGLMSVTGEPGEPTKAGVALVDVITGLHAAFGVLAALRHRDATGEGQRVSVSLLTSLLSGLVNHASAYLAADVVPRAMGNRHPSIAPYEVFDAADRPMVIAAGNDRQFHSLCTALGAPALAADPRFATNTSRVAHRDALIPELNQRLAARPAEEWFRTLTEAGVPCGPINDVADAFALADRLGLDAAVEVGGVRQTAHPVRFSTTPAAYRAAPPALDADGGAIRQWLAQRLD; encoded by the coding sequence ATGAACGCCGTGAACCCAGCCGCGGCCCCGGCCGAAAACGCAGCCCCGGCCCAGGTCCCGACCCCGGCCCTGCACGGCCTCCTGGTCGCGGACTTCAGCCGGGTCCTGGCCGGCCCCTACGCGACGATGCTGCTGGCCGACCTCGGCGCGGACGTGGTCAAGGTGGAGCGGCCGGACAGCGGGGACGACACCCGGGCCTGGGGTCCGCCGTTCGCCGCCGACGGAACGGCGACGTACTTCCTGGGGGTGAACCGCAACAAGCGCTCGATCGCGCTGGACCTGCGGTCGCCGGAGGACGTGGCGCTGGCACAGGAGCTGATACGGCGCGCGGACGTGGTGGTGGAGAACTTCCTGCCCGGCACGATGGAACGTCTGGGCCTGGGCTACGACCGGATGCGGGAGCAGAACCCGGGAGTCGTCTACTGCTCGATCACCGGCTTCGGCGACGGCGCGGGCGCCGACCTGCCCGGCTACGACCTGCTGGCGCAGGCGGTCGGCGGCCTGATGAGCGTCACCGGGGAGCCGGGCGAGCCGACGAAGGCGGGCGTGGCGCTGGTGGACGTGATCACCGGACTGCACGCGGCCTTCGGCGTGCTGGCGGCGCTGCGGCACCGGGACGCCACCGGGGAGGGGCAGCGGGTGTCGGTGTCGTTGCTGACGTCGCTGCTGTCGGGGCTGGTGAACCACGCCTCGGCGTACCTCGCGGCCGACGTGGTGCCGCGCGCGATGGGGAACCGGCACCCGAGCATCGCACCGTACGAGGTCTTCGACGCGGCCGACCGGCCGATGGTGATCGCCGCCGGGAACGACCGGCAGTTCCACAGCCTGTGCACAGCGCTCGGCGCGCCGGCGCTCGCCGCCGACCCGCGCTTCGCGACGAACACGTCGCGGGTCGCGCACCGCGACGCGCTGATCCCCGAACTGAACCAGCGGCTGGCTGCCCGGCCTGCGGAGGAGTGGTTCAGAACGTTGACGGAGGCCGGCGTGCCGTGCGGGCCGATCAACGACGTCGCCGACGCCTTCGCGCTCGCCGACCGGCTGGGACTGGACGCGGCGGTGGAGGTCGGAGGCGTACGGCAGACCGCGCATCCGGTGCGCTTCAGTACGACGCCGGCCGCCTACCGAGCCGCGCCACCCGCGCTGGACGCCGACGGCGGCGCCATCCGGCAGTGGCTGGCTCAGCGTCTGGACTAA